In one Pyxidicoccus xibeiensis genomic region, the following are encoded:
- a CDS encoding caspase family protein has product MWRLSLLLLLFLWPASSPAETVRLLVSIGANVGDPDDAVLRFADDDAARMRQVFVELGGVRADRASVLVDASAQDVRQKLAEVAGRIAELRGDGHDPVLVVYVSSHAKAGVLHLSGSHLPLAELRDTARKAGARLTVVVVDACESGTLAQKKGGRAAPAYDVALEKLPLHGQVVISSSGPAEVSEEWDSLQGSLFTHHLLTGLRGDADADSDGKVSLSEAYAYSYRRTVAGAAGAGQHPAYALELAGTGELVLTEPAGARSALVFPAAASGRYVVSSRPRPDVVAEVEKQPGRPLRIAVPPGRYLVRKRAGASTGLLEVELPFGGERQVNEAALEWRRYQEVAVKGGALDLKNAAVLALGRWEGAAIPGTGTRLSAALGYRHTRGAWWALGTVSGTRASYRGQGLDIREGALGLGLSAGYRWMEWALVPQVGLSLELTGLRQSFRRDREDDIQGTLGLPALASRNTLGVAAGPVVGVEVPLPGPTFALVQGQLLVRYLPPANERVPPLRLAPSAMLGAGYRF; this is encoded by the coding sequence ATGTGGCGGCTGTCCCTGCTCCTCCTCCTGTTCCTGTGGCCGGCCTCCTCCCCCGCGGAGACCGTGCGCCTGCTCGTCTCCATCGGCGCCAACGTGGGAGACCCGGACGACGCGGTGCTGCGCTTCGCGGATGACGATGCCGCGCGCATGCGCCAGGTCTTCGTCGAGCTGGGCGGAGTTCGCGCCGACCGCGCGTCCGTGCTGGTGGATGCCTCCGCCCAGGACGTGCGCCAGAAGCTCGCGGAGGTGGCGGGCCGCATCGCCGAGCTGCGCGGCGACGGGCATGACCCGGTGCTGGTCGTCTACGTCTCGTCGCACGCGAAGGCCGGCGTGCTGCACCTGTCCGGCTCGCACCTGCCGCTCGCGGAGCTGCGCGACACCGCACGCAAGGCCGGAGCGCGCCTCACCGTGGTGGTGGTGGACGCATGCGAGAGCGGCACCCTCGCCCAGAAGAAGGGAGGCCGCGCGGCGCCCGCCTACGACGTCGCGCTGGAGAAGCTGCCCCTGCACGGCCAGGTGGTCATCTCGTCGAGCGGCCCGGCCGAGGTGAGCGAGGAGTGGGACTCCCTCCAGGGCTCGCTCTTCACGCACCACCTGCTCACCGGCCTGCGCGGGGACGCGGATGCGGACTCGGACGGCAAGGTGTCCCTGTCCGAGGCCTATGCCTACTCCTACCGGCGCACCGTGGCGGGCGCAGCCGGTGCGGGCCAGCACCCCGCGTACGCGCTGGAGCTGGCCGGCACGGGCGAGCTGGTGCTCACCGAGCCCGCGGGGGCGCGCAGCGCGCTCGTCTTCCCCGCCGCCGCCTCCGGACGCTACGTCGTCTCCAGCCGCCCCCGCCCGGATGTCGTCGCCGAGGTGGAGAAGCAGCCCGGCCGCCCCCTGCGAATCGCCGTGCCACCGGGCCGCTACCTCGTGCGCAAGCGCGCGGGCGCGAGCACCGGCCTGCTGGAGGTCGAGCTGCCCTTCGGCGGAGAGCGACAGGTGAACGAGGCCGCGCTCGAGTGGCGCCGCTACCAGGAAGTGGCCGTCAAGGGCGGTGCCCTGGACCTGAAGAACGCGGCGGTGCTCGCGCTCGGGCGCTGGGAGGGAGCTGCCATTCCGGGCACGGGCACACGCCTGTCGGCCGCGCTGGGCTACCGGCACACGCGGGGCGCCTGGTGGGCGCTCGGCACGGTGTCGGGCACGCGTGCCTCGTATCGGGGCCAGGGGCTCGACATCCGCGAAGGCGCCCTGGGCCTGGGCCTGTCCGCCGGCTACCGGTGGATGGAGTGGGCCCTGGTGCCGCAGGTGGGCCTGTCCCTGGAGCTCACGGGCCTGCGGCAGTCCTTCCGCCGAGACCGGGAGGACGACATCCAGGGCACGCTGGGCCTGCCCGCGCTGGCCTCCCGCAACACACTGGGCGTGGCGGCGGGGCCCGTGGTGGGCGTGGAGGTTCCGCTGCCCGGCCCCACCTTCGCGCTCGTCCAGGGACAGCTGCTGGTGCGCTACCTGCCACCCGCGAACGAGCGGGTGCCCCCCCTGCGCCTCGCGCCCTCCGCCATGCTGGGTGCGGGCTACCGATTCTGA
- a CDS encoding DUF4384 domain-containing protein gives MTAPLPPSPRGPDCPPAAVLEALSAGEPTPDATRAHVKACATCGAQLDALTAGRDAFLRARPPERFLRQLETREAAAARAPSPWRRLFPVLAAVVPLLVLVLVLGPRLLPDDPGVTWKGEAFRVVAARAGAEPVPLAQDGVVKAGDRLRFAYESPEAGHLLVLELDGRGNASVFHPFDGASSAPLAAAQRDFLPGSVELDDAPGAEWLFAVFSPRPLQAAPLLAQLREQSGRAAPTLACDGCRVSSLRLRKAP, from the coding sequence ATGACCGCTCCCCTCCCCCCCTCTCCTCGCGGGCCCGACTGCCCTCCCGCCGCCGTGCTCGAAGCCCTCTCCGCCGGTGAGCCCACACCCGACGCGACGCGCGCCCATGTGAAGGCCTGCGCCACTTGTGGCGCCCAGCTCGACGCGCTCACCGCCGGCCGGGATGCGTTCCTCCGCGCCCGCCCTCCCGAGCGCTTCCTTCGCCAGCTCGAGACGCGCGAGGCGGCCGCGGCCCGCGCGCCGTCTCCCTGGCGCCGCCTCTTCCCCGTGCTCGCCGCCGTGGTGCCCCTGCTCGTGCTGGTGCTCGTGCTCGGTCCCCGCCTCCTCCCGGACGACCCTGGCGTCACCTGGAAGGGAGAGGCCTTCCGCGTGGTCGCCGCCCGCGCGGGCGCGGAGCCCGTTCCGCTTGCCCAGGACGGCGTCGTGAAGGCGGGAGACCGGCTGCGCTTCGCCTACGAGTCCCCCGAGGCAGGCCACCTCCTCGTGCTGGAGCTCGACGGCCGCGGCAATGCGAGCGTCTTCCACCCCTTCGATGGCGCGAGCTCCGCGCCGCTCGCAGCCGCTCAGCGCGACTTCCTGCCCGGCAGCGTGGAGCTGGACGACGCGCCGGGCGCGGAGTGGCTCTTCGCCGTCTTCTCCCCTCGCCCGCTCCAGGCGGCCCCGCTGCTCGCGCAGCTCCGCGAACAGTCGGGCCGAGCGGCCCCCACGCTCGCCTGTGACGGGTGCCGCGTCTCCTCGCTGCGCCTGCGCAAGGCTCCCTGA
- a CDS encoding RNA polymerase sigma factor translates to MDDAWLSQLYERYGFLVHRRCLQLVRRPEDAEDALQETFLRVKRYGPPREGEATLAWLYTVAARCCFDLMEKRGREPVAEESQLATLEERGTGSTEDADRRALLGAALRTLDGQTRTIGVLHYLDGYTQEEVASQTGFSRKTVGKKLKTFEDRIRQLFAGRSNEERR, encoded by the coding sequence ATGGATGACGCGTGGCTGAGCCAGCTCTATGAGCGCTATGGCTTCCTCGTGCACCGGCGGTGCCTGCAGCTCGTCCGCCGGCCCGAGGACGCCGAGGACGCACTCCAGGAGACCTTCCTCCGCGTGAAGCGCTACGGCCCTCCACGCGAGGGAGAGGCCACGCTCGCCTGGCTCTACACGGTGGCGGCGCGCTGCTGCTTCGACCTGATGGAGAAGCGCGGCCGTGAGCCGGTGGCCGAGGAGTCGCAGCTCGCCACCCTCGAGGAGCGAGGCACCGGCTCGACGGAGGACGCCGACCGGCGTGCCCTGCTCGGCGCCGCACTGCGCACCCTGGATGGACAGACGCGCACCATCGGCGTGCTCCACTACCTGGATGGCTACACCCAGGAAGAGGTGGCCTCCCAGACGGGCTTCTCCCGGAAGACCGTGGGCAAGAAGCTGAAGACCTTCGAGGACCGCATCCGCCAGCTGTTCGCGGGACGCAGCAACGAGGAACGACGATGA
- a CDS encoding tetratricopeptide repeat protein, whose product MDRQASLARARELADSGAFGDAHRLLIQLLAQDVDDEAVLWAIVAVYEKQGAPAPVVRYRARIAELYASHGRDEDALKLLYQVVEHNQDPPWARRSTSPRRAPASSPRVPRAPPR is encoded by the coding sequence ATGGACAGACAGGCATCCCTCGCCCGGGCGCGTGAGCTGGCGGACTCGGGCGCGTTTGGTGACGCGCACCGGCTGTTGATCCAACTGCTGGCGCAAGACGTGGACGACGAAGCGGTGCTGTGGGCCATCGTCGCCGTCTACGAGAAGCAGGGTGCCCCTGCGCCCGTGGTCCGCTACCGGGCCCGAATCGCCGAGCTGTACGCGAGCCACGGCCGCGACGAGGACGCGCTGAAGCTGCTGTACCAGGTCGTCGAGCACAACCAGGACCCGCCGTGGGCGCGGCGGAGTACCTCTCCAAGACGGGCACCGGCCTCTTCTCCCCGGGTGCCGCGCGCTCCACCACGGTGA
- a CDS encoding 2-oxo acid dehydrogenase subunit E2 — MAHLELIPKRDLSSFRKLAIGSWKTAYDPTVYGTLTVRMDKAMAYIEAFRQRTGIRLTVTHLVAKAMGEALRRCPDANAILRYNRIYLRQRVTLSTLVVQTDGGKVDLTSARIEDADKKNLKEIASDLEEAVRRVRERRDVALEKGKGTIQKIPYLFLNTFTWLLSFFMYTLNLDLSRFGMPKDAFGSAIITNVGSLGLDTAYVPLAPYTRVPIFVAPGAVKEVPVVEDGKVVPGKVMNINATFDHRFIDGFHAGVLANTLREMLENPFESFDALPEPAQAPVAAVG, encoded by the coding sequence ATGGCGCACCTGGAGTTGATTCCGAAGCGGGACCTGTCGAGCTTCCGCAAGCTGGCCATCGGGAGCTGGAAGACGGCGTATGACCCCACCGTCTACGGGACGCTGACGGTGCGCATGGACAAGGCGATGGCCTACATCGAGGCCTTCCGCCAGCGCACGGGCATCCGCCTCACCGTGACGCACCTGGTGGCCAAGGCGATGGGCGAGGCGCTGCGCCGCTGCCCCGACGCCAACGCCATCCTTCGCTACAACCGCATCTACCTGCGCCAGCGCGTGACGCTGTCCACGCTGGTGGTGCAGACGGACGGCGGCAAGGTGGACCTCACCTCGGCGCGCATCGAGGACGCGGACAAGAAGAACCTGAAGGAGATTGCGTCCGACCTGGAGGAGGCCGTGCGCCGCGTGCGCGAGCGCCGCGACGTGGCCCTGGAGAAGGGGAAGGGCACCATCCAGAAGATTCCGTACCTCTTCCTCAACACCTTCACGTGGCTGCTGTCCTTCTTCATGTACACGCTGAACCTGGACCTGAGCCGGTTCGGCATGCCGAAGGACGCGTTCGGCTCGGCCATCATCACCAACGTGGGCTCGCTGGGGCTGGACACGGCGTACGTGCCGCTGGCGCCGTACACGCGGGTGCCCATCTTCGTCGCGCCCGGCGCGGTGAAGGAGGTCCCGGTGGTGGAGGACGGCAAGGTGGTGCCGGGCAAGGTGATGAACATCAACGCCACCTTCGACCACCGCTTCATCGACGGGTTCCACGCCGGCGTGCTCGCCAACACCCTGCGCGAGATGCTGGAGAACCCGTTCGAGAGCTTCGACGCGCTCCCGGAGCCCGCCCAGGCGCCCGTGGCCGCGGTCGGGTAG